Genomic segment of Syntrophus gentianae:
GACGACGACAGCGCCTATCCCGTTTCCGATGAGGATCAACGGTACCGATAACGTGAAGGCAAAGGCCCCCACGACGCCATCGATGGAGAATGTCAGATCGATGACTTCAAGGTAGAGAACCTTCCCGATATCGGACATATGGCTGTCTCCAGAAAGAATGCGTTCCTCCTGTTCTTCCGCGTAGCGTTTGAAACCGTGGACGATGAAGAAGGCGGTGGACCCCACCACGGCCCCAAAGGCGAGCATGGGAGTTTCCTTCAGGGTAAACCATACGATGACCGTCAGAACGACCGAAACAACGGCATAGAACCAGGCTCCTTGCCGGGCGATGAGGCGCTCCACGGGAAGTCCGATTTTCTTTGGCGCCAGAAAGATCCAGTGGCAGAAAAGAAAGATGAAAAAGACCCCGCCTCCCATGAGCAGGACGGGGGAACTTGCCTGGATGGCCTTGAGTGCCGCCGGATCACCGGTCAGGCTTGCCGTCAGGGCTTCCCAGGGGCCGATTCCGGGCGCCATGATCCAGACGATCAACCAGGGTAGAACGCCTCTGACAAGGAAGACAGCAATCAAAATTCCCCAGGTGAGAAACCATCTACGCGCCTTGGGCTGCATGGTCTGCAGGGCCTCGGCATTGATGATGGCATTGTCGATGCTGGTGATCGATTCGAAAAGGGCAAGTCCGAGAACGATGAGAATTGCGGAGGCGACATCCATTTCAGTCTTTCCAATTTTCAGTCATTTGCCGTATTGAGAAAAAGCCGCTCTTACTGAGGTAGTATAGGGAAAGAAGGCTTTTGAAGTCAATTGTATTATGACCAGAGGGAGATCAATATCGCGAGACTTCAGTTCCGGTTTGTCATCTCCTTTATGCCCTTGATATATTTCCCCGAATATAATAGATATCCAACGGATATTTAACCTCAAGGAGCTATAAAATGACGCAACCGACGACTTCAAACCCGACCGATTTTATCCGCGAAATCATCGACGAAGACCTACGGACGAACAAGAACAATGGACGTGTCGCCACCCGTTTCCCGCCGGAACCAAACGGCTACATCCATATTGGTCACGCCAAGTCGGTTTGCCTCAACTTCGGCATTGCCGGGCAGTACCAGGGAACCTGCAATCTCCGGATGGACGATACGGACCCGCTGGGAGAGTCCATGGAATTCGTGGAATCGATCATCCGCGATGTCCGCTGGCTGGGCTTTGACTGGGAAGACCGGCTCTTCTACGCCTCGGATTATTTCGAGCGGCTTTATGCCTTCGCCGTTGAACTCATTCACTCCGGCGACGCCTATGTCTGCAGCCTGACCCCCGACGAAATCCGGGAACATCGGGGGACCTTCACCGAACCGGGGAAGGAGAGCCCCTACCGCAACCGTTCCGTAGAAGAGAATCTGGATCTCTTTTCCCGGATGCGGGCCGGCGAGTTCGCCGACGGCGCCCATGTCGTGCGCGCCAAGATCGACATGGCTTCTCCGAACATCGTGATGCGGGACCCCATCATCTACCGCATCAAGCGGGAGCCTCACTACCGCACGGGGTCGGACTGGGTGATCTACCCCATGTACGACTTCGCCCACTGCCTCTCCGACGCCCTGGAAGGCATCACCTACTCCATCTGCACCCTGGAGTTCGAAAACAACCGTCCCCTCTACGACTGGTTCGTGGAGAAGCTGATTCAAGGCACTCGGCCGCAGCAGATCGAATTCGCCCGCCTCAATGTGAGCTACACCGTGCTCAGCAAACGGCGGCTCATCGAACTGGTGAGGAACAGCCATGTGCAGGGCTGGGACGATCCCCGCATGCCGACCGTTACGGGCATGCGCCGCCGGGGTTACTCGCCCGAGGCCATCCGGAATTTCTGCGCCCAGATCGGCGTGGCCAAAAACGACAATCTGATCGATATCTCCCTGCTGGAACATTGCGTCCGCGAGGATCTCAATACCAACGCCCCCAGGGCGTTGTGCGTCCTTCGACCCCTGCGGGTGGTGATCGACAATTACCCGGATGATCTCGTCGAAGAGATCGAATGCCCCAATCATCCGCAGAACCCGGACAAGGGGACGCGAACGCTGCCCTTCTCCAGGGTGCTCTATATCGAGCAGGACGACTTTCTTGAAAATCCCCCCAAGAAATATCATCGCCTGGGTCCGGGACGGGAAGTCCGCCTGCGCAACGCCTACATCATAAAATACGAAAGCAGCGTGAAAGACGAGAAAACCGGCCAGGTGATCGAGCTCCACTGCACCTATGATCCAGAAACCCGCAATGCGCCGCCGGCGGACGGCCACAAGGTCCAGGGGGTGATCCACTGGGTCTCAGCCCGCCATGCCGTACCTGCCGAGGTGCGGTTGTACGACCGGTTATTCAGCATTGAAGATCCGGGAAGCGAGGAAGATTATATAAAGCATCTGAATCCGGATTCGAGGGAAATCCTGACGACCTGTTATGCCGAGTCGAGCCTGGGAAAGGCGGAGCCAGGGAGCAAATATCAGTTTGAACGACTAGGATATTTCTGCGCCGATCCGGACTCCGTGCCCGGCAAGCCAGTCTTCAACCGCATCGTGCCGCTGCGGGATTCCTGGGCAAAGGCCGCCGGGGGAAAGAAGGCATAGGGGAATACACCTCGCACCTCTGTCTTTTAGATGCTTTGCATCCAGGTTTTTCAACAGTCTTCAAAGCGTGAAGGATTTCATCCAATTTCAGCCAAATTAAACGGGTTGGACTAATTTTGAGTCTAACCCGTTTAATTTGGTCTGGCTGGCAAAACAGGCTGTGGGATGACACTCAATCAAGAGCAGTTACCCACTTATAAATCCATCGTACCAGTCCAATATATCCCGAACATCTCTTTCCTAGCCTGAAGAGGAAAATGAAAAATCTGTACTGGTTAATTATTCCTCAGGCGATGAGGAGAAATATCCCAATTTACCCAGCTTACCCGTAATATATCCTTCATTCTTAAATTTTAATTATCCGTGTAATTACAGCATGTTGCCACAGAAGATCGGGCCATTTTTAAACATGGCATACCTAATGCTTTTAAGGTGTTAAAATCGACCACGGAGATCAGCAGAAATGAAGCGATTAAGCGTATGTGTAATCGTCACAACTCTTGTTTTATGGGCGTTGGCTTCTGCTGGTGACCAGTTAGTCAAAGCACCTCCGAAATCTGAACCGGCAAAGGCAACGACCGTTAAGATTGTAAAGATGAAGGCAACTGGCAAGGTTGTTGATATTACGGATACCACGCTGAAAATTGAGCGCACCATTAAAGGAAGTGTTGAAACCGTAGAATTATTATTGGAAAAACCGTTAACGAAGTTCACGGTCGGCGACAAGGTTATGGTCTGGTACATCACGCAGGATGAGAAGAACATCGTGACAAGGATTGTGAAACAAGGACCGAAGCCCATCAAAAAGATCGTGCAACCTAAAGAAAAAATAGAACCGAATATTCCGCCCACAGAAGAATCGGTCCCAGCCAAATGAGTTTATTCCATGAATGATCATGGATAAGAACACCACTCCATTAGGAGATGGAAAATAAAAAAGTAAAAAAGGAGAAGAATTATGAAGAAAGTAATGGTTTATGTAGTCGGTTTGGTTTTTCTGTTCTGTTCATCGGCATTT
This window contains:
- a CDS encoding DUF475 domain-containing protein gives rise to the protein MDVASAILIVLGLALFESITSIDNAIINAEALQTMQPKARRWFLTWGILIAVFLVRGVLPWLIVWIMAPGIGPWEALTASLTGDPAALKAIQASSPVLLMGGGVFFIFLFCHWIFLAPKKIGLPVERLIARQGAWFYAVVSVVLTVIVWFTLKETPMLAFGAVVGSTAFFIVHGFKRYAEEQEERILSGDSHMSDIGKVLYLEVIDLTFSIDGVVGAFAFTLSVPLILIGNGIGAVVVRQLTFYGVDRIKKYVYLKNGAMYSVFVLGCVMLAHGFGNHVDEWVTPLATFLIVGYFFLKSLWQARKSCSRLG
- a CDS encoding glutamine--tRNA ligase/YqeY domain fusion protein, translated to MTQPTTSNPTDFIREIIDEDLRTNKNNGRVATRFPPEPNGYIHIGHAKSVCLNFGIAGQYQGTCNLRMDDTDPLGESMEFVESIIRDVRWLGFDWEDRLFYASDYFERLYAFAVELIHSGDAYVCSLTPDEIREHRGTFTEPGKESPYRNRSVEENLDLFSRMRAGEFADGAHVVRAKIDMASPNIVMRDPIIYRIKREPHYRTGSDWVIYPMYDFAHCLSDALEGITYSICTLEFENNRPLYDWFVEKLIQGTRPQQIEFARLNVSYTVLSKRRLIELVRNSHVQGWDDPRMPTVTGMRRRGYSPEAIRNFCAQIGVAKNDNLIDISLLEHCVREDLNTNAPRALCVLRPLRVVIDNYPDDLVEEIECPNHPQNPDKGTRTLPFSRVLYIEQDDFLENPPKKYHRLGPGREVRLRNAYIIKYESSVKDEKTGQVIELHCTYDPETRNAPPADGHKVQGVIHWVSARHAVPAEVRLYDRLFSIEDPGSEEDYIKHLNPDSREILTTCYAESSLGKAEPGSKYQFERLGYFCADPDSVPGKPVFNRIVPLRDSWAKAAGGKKA